In Promicromonospora sukumoe, the following proteins share a genomic window:
- a CDS encoding S10 family peptidase — translation MTDEKRTSSDQPEATSTGQGKTADGGTPPKPPEPADDLVTTHHTLHTPDGDLTYSATTGRIVLRQEVTKEEKYDGRKAKAEVSITYYTLDDADVTRRPVTFAFNGGPGSSSVWLHLGVLGPRRVDSGDVGDLTAPPYGLIDNPETLLRVSDLVFIDPVSTGFSRATEGEQAKPFHGFTGDIESVGEIIRLWTSRNDRWMSPKFLIGESYGGTRGAGLAEYLQTRFGMFLNGVMLVAPALNMEALFDGEHSNLPHPLFLPLYAATAHYHGLLGDRALDDVVAEARDWADTYASVLARGARVPDDERAAAVAKIASLTGLSEDYVDRANLRLEHTRVYAELLRARRLVTGRLDTRFTGPADHYIHEQMPYDPFLTATSGPYTAALHHYLRGELGYEHDAIYEVLSRHVHPWSYKEFEGKAVDVADKLATAMILNPHLQVHIAMGRYDGGVPVEAIEYSLDQMAIPASYRERIETRVYPAGHMMYIHQESRVAQSADLADFVRRASNR, via the coding sequence TCACCTACTCCGCGACGACCGGCCGGATCGTGCTGCGGCAGGAGGTCACCAAGGAGGAGAAGTACGACGGCCGCAAGGCCAAGGCCGAGGTCTCGATCACGTACTACACGCTCGACGACGCCGACGTGACGCGGCGCCCGGTGACGTTCGCGTTCAACGGCGGCCCGGGGTCGTCGTCGGTGTGGCTGCACCTGGGCGTGCTCGGCCCGCGCCGGGTCGACTCGGGCGACGTCGGCGACCTGACCGCGCCGCCGTACGGGCTGATCGACAACCCGGAGACGCTGCTGCGCGTCTCCGACCTGGTGTTCATCGACCCCGTCTCGACCGGCTTCTCGCGGGCGACCGAGGGCGAGCAGGCCAAGCCGTTCCACGGCTTCACGGGCGACATCGAGTCCGTCGGCGAGATCATCCGCCTGTGGACCAGCCGGAACGACCGTTGGATGAGCCCCAAGTTCCTGATCGGCGAGTCCTACGGCGGCACCCGCGGGGCGGGGCTGGCCGAGTACCTGCAGACGCGGTTCGGCATGTTCCTGAACGGCGTCATGCTGGTGGCCCCGGCCCTGAACATGGAGGCCCTGTTCGACGGCGAGCACTCCAACCTGCCGCACCCGCTGTTCCTGCCGCTCTACGCCGCGACCGCGCACTACCACGGCCTCCTCGGCGACCGGGCGCTGGACGACGTCGTCGCCGAGGCCCGGGACTGGGCCGACACGTACGCCTCGGTCCTGGCGCGCGGGGCGCGCGTGCCCGACGACGAGCGGGCGGCCGCCGTCGCGAAGATCGCCTCCCTGACCGGGTTGAGCGAGGACTACGTGGACCGCGCCAACCTGCGCCTGGAGCACACCCGGGTCTACGCGGAGCTGCTGCGCGCGCGGCGCCTGGTCACCGGGCGCCTCGACACGCGGTTCACCGGCCCGGCGGACCACTACATCCACGAGCAGATGCCGTACGACCCGTTCCTGACCGCGACGTCGGGCCCGTACACCGCGGCGCTGCACCACTACCTGCGCGGCGAGCTCGGCTACGAGCACGACGCGATCTACGAGGTGCTGTCCCGCCACGTGCACCCCTGGTCGTACAAGGAGTTCGAGGGCAAGGCCGTCGACGTCGCCGACAAGCTCGCCACCGCGATGATCCTCAACCCGCACCTCCAGGTGCACATCGCCATGGGGCGGTACGACGGCGGCGTGCCGGTCGAGGCCATCGAGTACAGCCTGGACCAGATGGCGATCCCGGCGTCGTACCGCGAGCGCATCGAGACCCGCGTCTACCCCGCGGGCCACATGATGTACATCCACCAGGAGTCGCGGGTCGCGCAGTCGGCCGACCTCGCGGACTTCGTCCGGCGGGCCTCGAACCGCTGA